The window ATGTTCTCAATTTCAAGGGCTCGATCAAGGGTCATCGCGTGCTCAACTGCAACAGATTGGCTTCTCTGGTTACCAGAAGTGCCGCACTCCGAATGCTTGCATATGGCACGACCGCTGATTCGTGGGACGAGTACCTACGAATGTCTGAGAGAACATGCGGAGATGCCATGGTCAAGTTTGCAACTGCCGTGGTCGAGGTGTTCGGACCTCAGTACATGAGAGAACCAACTGTGGCAGACATCGAGAGGCTCCTGGCAATCACAGAAGCAAGAGGGTGGCCAGGTTTGTTTGGATCTcttgactgcatgcattggaaatggaagaactaCCCGAAGGCTTTACAAGGGCAATATCAGGGTCATGTCAAGAAGCCCACCATCATTCTTGAAGCAGTTGTATCACATGATCTTTGGATTTGACACGCTTTCTTTGGCATGTCCGggtctcacaatgacatcaatgtgctgCAACGATCACCGTTGTTTGCGAGGCTGACTGAAGAAAAAGCTCATCCTTACCACTATACAGTCAATGAACATGAGTACAACATGAGCTACTATCCGGTTGACGGTATCTATTCTCCATGGGCTACCTTTGTCAGCATCATCTCAAACCCAGTTGGCCAGAAAAAGGCTCACTTTGGCCAAAGACAAGAAGCAGTTAGAAAGGATGTCGAGAGGGCATTTGGAGTTAGTTCTTCAGGCCCGTGTTGCAGTTGTTCGTGGACCAGCAAAACAATGGGATCCAGAGAccttgtgggaggtgatgacatGTTCATCATCGAGGAtgagtgtaacgcccacgatgcggctatatctcccacgtgtcgaggcacgacttagaggcataaccgcatagtggttttgtcgcaagaagggtcatcttcacacaatcccatgtaatgaacaagaatgggataaagagttggcttacaatcgccacttcacacaatacataaatataattcatacatcatccaaaatacacacatagaccgactacggtcaagatccgaatgaaaataagataaccccaaatgctagatccccgatcgtcccaactgggctccactactgatcatcaggaaaagacacatagtaacgacca is drawn from Aegilops tauschii subsp. strangulata cultivar AL8/78 chromosome 1, Aet v6.0, whole genome shotgun sequence and contains these coding sequences:
- the LOC109740074 gene encoding uncharacterized protein; translated protein: MQVVLEDAERVEKHVLNFKGSIKGHRVLNCNRLASLVTRSAALRMLAYGTTADSWDEYLRMSERTCGDAMVKFATAVVEVFGPQYMREPTVADIERLLAITEARGWPGLFGSLDCMHWKWKNYPKALQGQYQGHVKKPTIILEAVVSHDLWI